In Silvanigrella paludirubra, the following are encoded in one genomic region:
- a CDS encoding catalase: MLNFTLKKTDLILLSITSIYGISFSINSYAQNKNNILTKPDRLLEIGEEQIDSNEDNIAEQISVMFQEIVKKGYASRPGDARPARRDAHAKHHGCAIGKFIVENKLPIEFQKGVFATPKEYKAFIRFSNGSFDLKADKIPDAHGMAIKLLGVNANLLKETESNGENNTQDFIMIDNPVFFMRTAESYISLFMAQSKGPEALKEWMKDHPYEAKLAFETLNKINPSPISAQYWSQTPYKLGENSAFKFTVKPCKNQTFITIPENKRGPDYLKETLAKHLKKKNACYEFFIIPQKDSMAMPIEDSTIEWTTTWNGKNNIFKVATLILPKEQQPDSDKSIKFCEDLSFTPWHGTEEMRPLGGVNRVRKTVYLETSNLRHSLNNAKQALPTEEIWNSFLLK; this comes from the coding sequence ATGCTGAATTTTACGTTAAAAAAAACAGACCTTATTTTGTTGTCAATTACATCTATTTATGGAATTTCATTTTCTATAAACTCATATGCTCAAAACAAAAATAATATATTAACAAAACCAGATAGACTTTTAGAAATTGGAGAAGAACAAATTGATTCCAATGAAGATAATATCGCAGAACAAATTAGTGTAATGTTTCAAGAGATCGTAAAAAAAGGATATGCATCAAGACCTGGAGATGCAAGACCAGCTCGGCGTGACGCTCATGCGAAACATCATGGTTGTGCTATAGGAAAATTTATTGTCGAAAATAAATTACCAATTGAATTTCAAAAAGGTGTTTTTGCTACACCCAAAGAATATAAAGCTTTTATTCGTTTTTCAAATGGTTCATTTGATTTAAAAGCAGATAAAATTCCTGATGCTCATGGCATGGCAATAAAATTATTAGGTGTCAATGCCAATTTACTTAAAGAAACAGAATCAAATGGAGAAAATAATACCCAAGATTTTATTATGATTGATAATCCTGTTTTTTTCATGCGCACTGCTGAAAGTTATATTTCATTATTTATGGCTCAATCAAAAGGGCCTGAAGCTTTAAAAGAATGGATGAAAGATCATCCATACGAAGCAAAACTTGCATTTGAAACATTAAATAAAATAAATCCATCTCCAATTAGTGCTCAATACTGGAGTCAAACTCCTTATAAATTAGGAGAAAACTCTGCTTTTAAATTCACAGTAAAGCCTTGTAAAAATCAGACATTTATTACAATTCCAGAAAATAAAAGAGGTCCCGATTATTTAAAAGAAACTTTAGCAAAACATTTAAAGAAAAAAAATGCTTGTTATGAATTTTTCATCATTCCTCAAAAAGATTCCATGGCAATGCCTATAGAAGATTCTACAATTGAGTGGACTACAACTTGGAACGGAAAGAATAATATATTTAAAGTTGCAACTTTAATTTTACCAAAGGAACAACAACCAGACTCTGATAAATCAATAAAGTTTTGTGAAGATCTTTCTTTTACTCCATGGCATGGAACAGAAGAAATGCGCCCCTTAGGAGGAGTAAATAGAGTTCGTAAAACTGTTTATTTAGAAACCTCAAATTTAAGACATAGTTTAAATAATGCAAAACAAGCCTTACCAACGGAAGAAATTTGGAATTCTTTTTTATTAAAATAA
- a CDS encoding ATP-binding cassette domain-containing protein yields the protein MKESFNNVTNPVISFEKYSLSVGFISPIRDLSFSINEGESVAIIGPAGSGKSMVLSVIAQFIWEMDNNLLLSSFKQSGDIKILGIQLSGKKPSNEILKKIYSQIALVSEKSAWLPVSIAENFALSQNLAGIKDVLAFHELIDTLPISQHNKALIDSLAELLPSQVELPFLQQLAIIRALIRKPKIFLLDDAFLRMDPVMLKQTENLVLNMSEKTTLVWATNDLYQASRVTDWTLFMRHGTIVEYTQTAQFFTTPSTQEAENFIAGRDDV from the coding sequence ATGAAAGAGTCATTTAATAATGTAACAAATCCTGTAATTTCTTTTGAAAAATACTCTCTATCCGTTGGGTTTATATCCCCTATTCGTGATCTTTCTTTCAGTATTAATGAAGGAGAATCTGTAGCTATTATTGGGCCAGCTGGCTCTGGAAAGAGTATGGTTTTATCCGTTATAGCTCAGTTTATATGGGAAATGGATAATAATTTATTATTAAGTTCTTTTAAGCAAAGTGGTGATATTAAAATACTTGGAATACAATTATCTGGTAAAAAACCTTCAAACGAAATTTTAAAAAAAATATATTCACAAATTGCTCTTGTATCTGAAAAAAGCGCGTGGCTTCCCGTTTCAATTGCAGAAAACTTTGCGCTTTCTCAAAATTTAGCTGGAATAAAAGATGTTTTAGCATTTCATGAATTAATAGATACTTTGCCTATATCTCAACATAATAAAGCTTTAATTGATTCATTAGCTGAGTTATTACCAAGTCAAGTTGAACTTCCTTTTTTACAACAATTAGCAATTATTAGAGCTTTAATTCGTAAGCCAAAAATTTTCTTATTAGATGATGCCTTTTTACGAATGGATCCTGTGATGTTAAAACAAACAGAAAATTTAGTTTTAAATATGAGTGAAAAAACAACTCTAGTATGGGCAACAAATGATTTATATCAAGCAAGTAGAGTAACAGATTGGACGTTATTTATGCGTCATGGAACAATTGTTGAGTATACGCAAACAGCTCAATTTTTTACAACGCCTTCAACTCAAGAAGCTGAAAATTTTATTGCTGGTCGAGATGATGTTTAG
- a CDS encoding citrate/2-methylcitrate synthase yields MSEEHGFSKGLAGVVADATSVSQVQGEVGRLIYRGISIEELAEKSTYEECAFFSLYGKMPNQNELNKFTTEMKASRVLPKAVEAVISAAPRSAHPMAILQAAISAIGFEEHPVNLKNEEMNIHSATKIISQLATAVARISRERRGLEPVAPNTDLSHAENFLYMLNGEIPNKDEARMFDVALILHLDHDFNASTFAARVVASTEAKLSLSISAAIGALSGPLHGGANEKVLEMADSIGAPQNAKAWVANALATKAKVMGFGHRVYRTMDPRAKVLRGMLEKLVATKKEKDTYETLRIVHDTMIEELSKTSKDYIWPNVDFWSGALYRLMGIESIDFTPIFAVSRVAGWSSHIIEMWRDNRIYRPAAKYIGPADEKYVDIKNRK; encoded by the coding sequence ATGTCAGAAGAACATGGGTTTTCTAAAGGTTTAGCTGGTGTGGTTGCTGATGCAACATCTGTAAGCCAAGTACAAGGCGAAGTAGGTAGATTAATTTATCGCGGTATTTCAATTGAAGAACTTGCGGAAAAATCTACATATGAAGAATGCGCTTTTTTCTCATTATATGGAAAAATGCCAAATCAAAACGAATTAAATAAATTCACAACAGAAATGAAAGCAAGTCGCGTTTTACCAAAAGCAGTTGAAGCTGTGATTTCTGCTGCCCCACGTTCGGCACATCCAATGGCAATCCTTCAAGCTGCTATTTCTGCAATTGGTTTTGAAGAGCATCCTGTTAACTTAAAAAATGAAGAAATGAATATTCATAGTGCTACTAAAATTATTAGCCAACTTGCAACAGCGGTTGCGCGCATTTCAAGAGAGCGCCGTGGGCTTGAACCAGTAGCACCAAATACAGATTTATCTCATGCAGAAAATTTTCTTTATATGCTAAATGGTGAAATTCCTAATAAAGATGAAGCTCGCATGTTTGACGTAGCTCTTATTCTTCATTTGGATCATGACTTTAATGCATCTACTTTTGCAGCAAGAGTTGTTGCTTCTACAGAAGCAAAATTATCACTTTCTATTTCTGCTGCAATTGGAGCTCTTTCAGGACCACTTCATGGTGGTGCGAATGAAAAAGTTCTTGAAATGGCAGACTCCATTGGGGCTCCTCAAAATGCAAAAGCATGGGTTGCGAATGCGCTTGCAACAAAAGCAAAAGTAATGGGATTTGGTCACCGTGTTTATAGAACAATGGACCCAAGAGCAAAAGTTTTACGTGGTATGCTTGAAAAACTTGTTGCTACTAAAAAAGAAAAAGATACTTACGAAACACTTCGTATCGTTCATGACACGATGATTGAAGAATTAAGCAAAACTTCTAAAGACTATATTTGGCCAAATGTGGACTTTTGGTCAGGAGCTCTTTACCGTTTAATGGGAATTGAATCTATTGATTTTACGCCAATCTTCGCTGTATCCCGTGTGGCAGGATGGTCTTCTCATATTATAGAAATGTGGCGTGATAACCGTATTTATCGTCCAGCAGCAAAATATATTGGACCTGCAGATGAAAAATATGTAGATATCAAAAACAGAAAATAA
- a CDS encoding nicotinate phosphoribosyltransferase: MTSFYKSIYKSSLTLLTDFYQLTMAYGYWKSGVSEKKSVFHLYFRKNPFKSGYSIASGLELVINYINQFQFKNEDIEYLKNLKGNDEKNIFEPEFLDYLKHLKFSCDIDAVEEGTVLFPNEPILRISGPLIQCQLLETPLLNIINFHTLITTKAARIVSVANNIPVLEFGIRRAQGIDGGLSASRAAYIGGCSGTSNTLAGKIFDIPVKGTHSHSWVMAFENELDSFYALAKVMPNNVVFLVDTYDTLNGVKKAIEVGNWLKKQNKKLIGIRLDSGDLAYLSIEARKLLDQSGFKDTIIIASNDLNEHIISSLNDQGAAITSWGVGTQLVTAFDEPALGAVYKLAAIQNIDGTWKHSIKISEQSIKISTPGILQVRRFYKNNYFFADMIFDTLTEKNEIEPIIIDPEDINRFYKIPKECEFEDLLKPIYKNGVQVYQSPKLIETREKCLKMIDKLHSSIKRLLNPHHYPAGLEKNLFDLKTSLIHKMKDKNNSFS, translated from the coding sequence ATGACTTCATTCTATAAATCGATTTACAAAAGCTCATTGACCTTATTAACAGATTTCTATCAATTAACAATGGCCTATGGATATTGGAAAAGTGGGGTATCAGAAAAAAAGAGCGTCTTTCATCTTTATTTTAGAAAGAATCCTTTTAAAAGCGGATATTCTATAGCTTCAGGACTTGAGTTAGTAATTAATTATATAAATCAATTTCAATTTAAAAATGAAGACATTGAATATTTAAAAAATTTAAAAGGGAACGATGAAAAAAATATATTTGAACCAGAATTTTTAGATTATTTAAAACATTTAAAGTTTAGTTGTGACATTGACGCTGTTGAAGAAGGTACTGTTTTATTTCCGAATGAACCTATTCTTAGAATTTCAGGGCCTTTAATACAATGTCAATTACTAGAAACTCCATTATTAAATATAATTAATTTTCATACATTAATCACAACAAAAGCGGCTCGCATTGTTTCTGTAGCAAATAATATACCTGTTCTTGAATTTGGCATTAGAAGAGCGCAAGGAATTGATGGAGGATTGAGTGCTAGTAGAGCTGCTTATATTGGAGGTTGTTCAGGAACTTCAAATACATTAGCAGGAAAAATTTTTGATATTCCCGTTAAAGGAACACATTCGCATAGCTGGGTGATGGCATTTGAAAACGAGTTAGATTCATTTTATGCGCTTGCAAAAGTAATGCCTAATAATGTTGTGTTTTTAGTTGACACTTATGACACTTTAAATGGCGTAAAAAAAGCAATTGAAGTAGGAAATTGGCTAAAGAAACAAAATAAAAAACTAATAGGTATTCGTCTTGATTCTGGAGACTTAGCTTATCTTAGTATAGAAGCAAGAAAATTATTAGATCAATCAGGCTTTAAAGATACAATTATTATTGCTAGTAATGATTTAAATGAACACATTATTTCTAGCTTAAATGATCAAGGTGCTGCTATAACATCGTGGGGTGTAGGAACTCAATTAGTTACAGCTTTTGATGAACCCGCTTTGGGGGCTGTTTATAAATTAGCTGCTATTCAAAATATAGATGGGACTTGGAAACATTCTATTAAAATTTCAGAACAGTCTATTAAAATATCTACTCCAGGAATTTTACAAGTAAGACGTTTTTACAAAAATAATTATTTTTTTGCAGATATGATTTTTGATACATTAACAGAAAAAAATGAAATAGAGCCTATTATTATTGATCCAGAAGACATAAATCGTTTTTACAAAATTCCTAAAGAATGTGAATTTGAAGATCTTTTAAAACCAATTTATAAAAATGGAGTACAAGTTTATCAATCCCCAAAGTTAATTGAAACCCGTGAAAAATGTTTGAAAATGATTGATAAGTTGCACAGCAGTATTAAAAGATTATTAAACCCACATCACTATCCAGCAGGATTAGAAAAAAATCTTTTTGATTTAAAAACAAGCTTAATTCATAAAATGAAAGATAAAAATAATTCGTTTTCATAA
- a CDS encoding cation:proton antiporter, with protein sequence MHNIFIQDLSAILLTGGAFGWIFKKFLKLPLLLGYIFGGVLLSLPISYTPYVVSKDSASTLAEIGVLLLMFSMGLHFGVRKIKSLGSSPIIIGVLQALLMWFVGTQVCRALGLTGTETLFIGAVLSTASTAVIIKILEDKQLTSARFADKLMAVLLVEDSVAIFMIIWLSTSVTGSEIKLYELLPIFLCSILLWWLLGTLLLPRIIHSAFLAGKEELLVILSIGLALGLAFLSASWNFSSALGAFIMGSILSECREIRKIESIIEPVKNIFALVFFVSIGFLFSPKIIIDKWQFILAAVCTIVVGKFTINLFFNLFAGRGVKDSIRISGFMVQIGELSFVIAQVGVSLGAIDNQNFSAIVATAIITILITPFIVKSTLLLADKAEFILPNSTYKLIESYSQSVIEFSLENKMLPFYEKYSLFKGINFLINNTKNRLKKNYMLMTSKNVTATLDRLAPWDEYLVPVSISSNSIIVGKNLIDLKLREKFTVNVVAIAREARTIISPKANESILPNDTLLVYGNEKSIYDLQNFCNEERQDELFASLDQCTLAGIKLNADHPFIDKTILHLGIRVNYNCIVLAVNRKNNRIKNPISTFMFNVDDELFIFGTRESLEKIRELQN encoded by the coding sequence ATGCATAATATTTTTATCCAAGATCTTTCTGCCATTCTCCTTACAGGAGGTGCATTTGGCTGGATTTTTAAAAAATTCCTTAAGCTTCCTCTTCTTCTTGGGTATATTTTTGGTGGAGTCCTCCTTTCGTTGCCAATATCTTATACACCATATGTTGTTAGTAAAGATTCTGCCAGTACTCTTGCAGAGATAGGTGTTTTGCTATTGATGTTTTCAATGGGGCTTCACTTTGGTGTCCGTAAAATAAAATCATTAGGATCATCACCAATTATAATAGGTGTACTTCAAGCATTGCTCATGTGGTTTGTAGGTACGCAAGTTTGTCGTGCGCTAGGGCTTACAGGAACGGAAACTCTTTTTATTGGCGCCGTTTTATCGACTGCTTCAACCGCCGTTATTATTAAAATACTTGAAGATAAGCAATTAACAAGTGCTCGTTTTGCAGATAAATTAATGGCTGTTTTGTTGGTTGAAGATTCCGTAGCTATTTTTATGATTATTTGGCTTTCAACTTCTGTAACGGGAAGTGAAATTAAATTATATGAACTGTTACCTATTTTTCTATGCAGTATTTTACTTTGGTGGTTATTAGGTACTTTATTATTACCAAGAATCATTCATTCCGCTTTTCTAGCAGGAAAAGAAGAATTATTAGTTATTTTAAGTATAGGTTTAGCATTAGGTCTTGCTTTTCTTTCTGCCTCATGGAATTTTTCTTCTGCGCTAGGAGCCTTTATTATGGGCTCTATATTATCTGAATGTAGAGAAATTAGAAAAATAGAGTCTATTATCGAACCCGTAAAAAATATTTTTGCACTTGTTTTTTTTGTATCTATAGGATTTCTATTTTCTCCGAAAATTATAATTGATAAATGGCAGTTTATTTTAGCTGCAGTTTGTACAATTGTTGTTGGAAAATTTACTATAAATTTATTTTTTAATCTATTTGCTGGTAGAGGTGTTAAAGATTCAATTCGTATTAGTGGATTTATGGTTCAAATCGGTGAGCTTTCATTTGTTATTGCTCAGGTTGGAGTAAGTCTAGGTGCTATAGATAATCAAAATTTTTCTGCTATTGTAGCAACTGCAATTATAACGATATTAATCACCCCTTTTATTGTTAAGAGTACTTTATTATTAGCAGATAAAGCTGAATTCATTTTACCTAATTCAACTTATAAATTAATAGAATCTTATTCGCAATCTGTGATTGAATTCTCTTTAGAAAATAAAATGCTTCCATTTTATGAAAAATATTCTTTATTTAAAGGGATAAATTTTTTAATTAATAATACAAAAAACCGTTTGAAAAAAAATTATATGTTAATGACTTCTAAAAATGTTACAGCTACTTTAGATAGATTAGCTCCGTGGGACGAATATTTGGTGCCTGTGAGTATTTCTTCAAATTCTATTATAGTCGGAAAAAATTTAATAGATTTAAAATTAAGAGAGAAATTTACAGTAAATGTTGTTGCAATTGCTAGAGAGGCAAGAACAATAATTTCGCCTAAAGCTAATGAATCAATATTGCCTAATGATACCTTATTAGTATATGGAAATGAAAAATCAATTTATGATCTTCAAAACTTTTGTAATGAAGAACGACAAGATGAACTATTTGCATCTTTAGATCAATGTACATTAGCAGGTATCAAGTTAAATGCGGATCACCCATTTATTGATAAAACAATTTTGCATTTAGGAATTAGGGTAAATTATAATTGTATTGTACTAGCTGTTAATAGAAAAAATAATAGAATTAAAAACCCTATATCTACTTTTATGTTTAATGTTGACGATGAATTGTTTATATTTGGAACAAGAGAATCTTTAGAAAAAATTAGAGAACTGCAAAATTAA
- the fahA gene encoding fumarylacetoacetase, which yields MRELKSWLEITKSHDFSIYNIPFGVFYTNQNQNTARCGAAIGDYIIDLNELMRYGYFKEIKELHNEIFNQNALNEFFSLGNSVCNSVREKIQNLFLVENNSLKSHPDHIEKILVPSHSAKMMLPIKVKDYVDFYSSLDHAVNVGKMFRDEKNPLLPNWKHIPIGYHGRSSSIVVSGTNFKRPKGQLCAPDSNEPTYSYSKQMDFELEMAFITNKNTALGEVLTPDNAKNSIFGLTLFNDWSARDIQRWEYVPLGPFLGKSFASSMSPWVVSLEALAPFALPAPEKDTPELDYLKCSAKAHYDICLDVYIQTEKMKEPFLISQSNYKYMYWNLLQQLAHMTSNGTPISVGDVYGSGTISGPTANSYGSMLELSWKGTKPISLPDGTNRSFLQDGDSIIFNGYAIKDNIRVGFGSLTGIILSN from the coding sequence ATGCGCGAATTAAAGTCATGGCTAGAAATTACGAAATCACACGATTTTTCAATTTATAATATACCATTTGGTGTTTTTTATACAAATCAAAATCAAAATACCGCTCGTTGTGGAGCCGCTATTGGCGATTATATTATTGATCTAAATGAACTCATGCGGTATGGTTACTTTAAAGAAATAAAAGAATTACATAATGAAATCTTTAATCAAAATGCTCTTAATGAATTTTTCAGTCTTGGAAATTCTGTTTGTAATTCTGTTCGTGAAAAAATCCAAAATTTATTTTTAGTAGAAAATAACTCTCTAAAATCTCATCCTGATCATATAGAAAAAATTTTAGTGCCCTCTCACTCAGCTAAAATGATGCTCCCTATAAAAGTAAAAGACTATGTCGATTTTTACTCGAGCTTAGATCATGCTGTTAATGTGGGCAAAATGTTTCGTGATGAGAAAAACCCGCTATTACCAAACTGGAAACACATACCCATTGGCTATCACGGCAGAAGTAGCTCTATTGTAGTTAGTGGCACAAATTTTAAAAGACCTAAAGGACAACTTTGCGCCCCTGATTCTAATGAACCTACTTATAGTTATTCAAAACAAATGGATTTTGAATTAGAAATGGCTTTTATTACAAACAAGAATACCGCCTTAGGGGAAGTTCTCACACCAGACAATGCTAAAAATTCTATATTTGGGCTCACTCTATTTAATGATTGGTCTGCGCGTGACATTCAAAGATGGGAATATGTTCCATTAGGACCTTTTCTAGGAAAAAGCTTTGCCAGTTCCATGTCTCCTTGGGTTGTCTCTTTAGAGGCGTTAGCTCCGTTTGCCTTGCCCGCACCAGAAAAAGACACTCCCGAGTTAGACTATTTAAAATGTTCTGCAAAAGCTCATTATGATATTTGTCTAGATGTCTATATTCAAACGGAAAAAATGAAAGAACCTTTTTTAATATCCCAGTCTAACTATAAATATATGTATTGGAATTTACTTCAGCAATTGGCTCATATGACTTCAAATGGAACTCCTATAAGCGTTGGAGATGTCTATGGAAGCGGGACCATTAGCGGTCCTACAGCAAACTCGTATGGCTCCATGCTAGAACTTAGTTGGAAGGGCACTAAGCCCATAAGCTTACCAGATGGTACAAACAGAAGCTTTTTGCAAGATGGAGATTCTATTATCTTTAATGGCTACGCTATAAAAGACAATATCAGAGTTGGTTTTGGTAGTCTTACTGGAATTATTCTTTCGAATTAA